The region ATAATGTGAAATAGGGTGGTTAATTTGAAAAAGAGATTGGGCTCACAAACAGTAAAAATTGATAGTAAGCCGAGAATAATTTCATCAGCTTCTGTAGTAGGTCCTAAGGAAGGCCAGGGACCACTCAAGGATTACTTTGATATTGTATTAAATGATGACATGAATGGTGAGAAGAGTTTTGAAAAGGCTGAAAGCAGCATGCTTTATACAGTTATCACTGAAGCTATTAAAAAAGCAAATCTTACTGAAGATGATATAAATTACTTATTTGCAGGAGACCTTTTAAATCAACTTACATCTTCAAGTTTTGCTGCAAGGGATGTAAAGATACCGTTTTATGGGCTATATGGTGCATGTTCTACAATGACTGAATCACTTGGTATTGCTTCAATGATTATGGATGGAGGTTTTGCAGATTACGTAATAGCAGCTACATCTTCCCATTTTTCGTCTGCTGAAAGGCAGTTTAGATACCCGCTGGAATTTGGAAGCCAAAGGAAACCTGATGCTCAGTGGACAGTTACTGGAGCAGGAGCAATGCTTTTAGGGAGGCAAGGAAATTTTCCGTACATAACCTTTGTTACTACTGGTAAGGTTAAGGATTATGGAATAACAAGTCCAGATAGTATGGGTGAAGCTATGGCACCGGCTGCAATTGATACAATAAGACAGCATTTTCAAGATACAGGCAGAAGCCCAAGTGATTATGATATTATTGCTACAGGTGATCTTGGCAGAGTTGGTAAAAAAATAACACAGGAACTTTTAAAAAAAGAATATGGTTATGAAATGCGAGATATTTATATGGATTGCGGCGAAAAAATATTTAATTGTGATGAACAAGACACAAATTCTGGCGGAAGCGGATGCGGATGCTCTGCTGTTGTAGATTGTGGATATATATATAAAAGCATGTTAAAAGGTAAAATAAAGAAAGCTTTAATTGTTTCCACAGGAGCACTTTTGAGCACCACTTCAACTCTTCAAGGTGAATCAATACCAGGAATTGCACATGCTGTTTCCATTGAATTTGGAGGCGATAATAATGAGTAATTATATAGCATCTTTTTTAGTTGGAGGTGCCATGTGTGTTATTGTTCAGATACTAATGGATAAATTCTCCATTAAGCCAGCTATAATACTTGTTTCGCTTGTTACATTAGGAGTAATATTGGGAGCTCTTGATATATATGATGTAGTAGTGAAATATGGTAAAGCAGGAGCGACAGTTCCACTACCGGGATTTGGATACACACTTGCAAAGTCTACAATTAAAGAAGTAAAGGCTGATGGAATTGTAGGGGCATTTACTGGCGGGATAAAAGGATCAGCAGCTGGAATTACAGCGGCTATTTTCTTTGGATATTTAATGGCTGTACTGTTTAATTCCAAGACAAAAC is a window of Clostridium pasteurianum DNA encoding:
- the spoVAE gene encoding stage V sporulation protein AE: MSNYIASFLVGGAMCVIVQILMDKFSIKPAIILVSLVTLGVILGALDIYDVVVKYGKAGATVPLPGFGYTLAKSTIKEVKADGIVGAFTGGIKGSAAGITAAIFFGYLMAVLFNSKTKQ
- the spoVAD gene encoding stage V sporulation protein AD, translated to MKKRLGSQTVKIDSKPRIISSASVVGPKEGQGPLKDYFDIVLNDDMNGEKSFEKAESSMLYTVITEAIKKANLTEDDINYLFAGDLLNQLTSSSFAARDVKIPFYGLYGACSTMTESLGIASMIMDGGFADYVIAATSSHFSSAERQFRYPLEFGSQRKPDAQWTVTGAGAMLLGRQGNFPYITFVTTGKVKDYGITSPDSMGEAMAPAAIDTIRQHFQDTGRSPSDYDIIATGDLGRVGKKITQELLKKEYGYEMRDIYMDCGEKIFNCDEQDTNSGGSGCGCSAVVDCGYIYKSMLKGKIKKALIVSTGALLSTTSTLQGESIPGIAHAVSIEFGGDNNE